The DNA window TAAAGGTTATTATCCTGCTCATTCCATTATAAAATTAAGACAAAATTTAGAAGTAATTATTCAGCCACTGATTAGCACGGATAAATAAATAGATAGCAGAAGATAGAGGTCAGAAGACAAAAGTTAGTGTGGTGTTGAGTAAGTTTTGCACGGCGTATCATCAGATTTCATAACCTGCAAACGGATAACTGGTAACTGGTTAAATAGTTTCGTCCTGAGATCAGCCAAACGGTATTTAATTACCAGTTACCAATCACCAGTTACCAGAATCAAATTCCGTGCGTTATTTGTTCAACACGACATTAGAAGATAGATGAGAACGGAGATTCGCAAAATTAGAGGGAGGTAAAGATAATGGGAAAAATTATGGTAAGGATGAGAATAAGAAACCTTTTTGATGAAGTAAGGGCAAAGAGTGGACTAATTAAAGAGGAGGAAGTCAGGGATATTACGGTTAATAATGCCCTGGTTGATACAGGGGCAACAATGCTTTCTCTACCTATAACCCTTATTGAGGAATTGGGGCTTGAACAATCTGGAACAAGAGAGGTTAGAACAGCAAATGGTATAGTTACAAGAAGGGTCTTTAGTGAAGTAAGAGCTGAAATTCAAGGAAGAGAAGGAGGATTTCAGGTTTTAGAGCTGCCAGTAGATGTTGTGCCTCTGGTTGGTCAGATTGTCCTTGAGCAGCTTGACTTATACCCTGACCCCCAGAATCAAAGACTTACTGGAAGACCAGATGCCCCTGACCATATGGTGGTGGAATGCTATCTATCTTGAGGATTTCTTCCTGTTTAGAGCAAAATATTTGCAAACTCAATTTATTTGGGTATAGTTACAAAGGGGGTAACCGTTCAGGATATAGCCACAGAGTCACAGAGAACACAGAGGGAATATATAACCACGAATGAACACAAATACAAAAAGATTTGTAGTGCGAGGCGTTAGATTCGCTTCTGGCAAGCCAAAAGGCGAACTTAAAGGTTCGCACTACATTTATGGGATGTCAGAGGTTAATTCGTATCCATTTGTGACTAATTTCCTTAATTCTCTGTGAACTCTGTGTCTCTGTGGCTGAACGCTTACCAAAGGGGATTATTTGTTATGTCAGGATTATTTGGTACCGACGGGATACGGGGCGTGGCTAATCAGTATCCTATGACTGGACAATTTGCCGTCCAACTGGGATTTGCCGCCACCAGGAAACTTTCACAAAGACAAAAAGCAAAAATAGTTGTGGGAAAAGACACACGCGTTTCTTCAGATATGCTTGAGGCAGGTTTAATTGCTGGAATTACATCCGCAGGCGGCGATGTCCTGAAAGTAGGGATTCTTCCTACCCCAGCAATTGCCTATCTAACAAAATCATTATCTGCCTGTGCGGGCATTGTTATCTCCGCCTCTCATAACCCATTTCAGGATAATGGAATTAAATTCTTTGGCCCAGATGGACTGAAACTTAAAGATGAAATAGAAAACGAAATAGAAAATGCCTTATCAGAAGATTTCAACTATCCACCCGCAGAAAATATTGGTCGAGTTATCGAAATAAAAGATGCAAATATCCAATACTTAAATTTTGTAAAAGAAATGGCAGGTGATTCATTATCTCTTAAGGGAATGAAAGTGGTTATTGATTGTGCCAATGGAGCGACAAGTTTTATCGCACCAACCTTATTTCAAGAAATAAAGGCAGAGGTTATTTCCTTGAACTATCAGCCTGATGGGAAAAATATTAATTTTGATTGCGGCTCACTTCATCCAGAAAAAGCCAGCCAAATGGTAAAAAATCAAAATGCCTCAATCGGTCTTTGTTTTGATGGGGATGGAGATAGGGTAATTGCCATAGATGAAGAAGGGAAAATCGTGGATGGCGATTTTATAATGGCTATCTGCGCCAAACACCTTAAAGAAAATGAGATGTTAAATAACAACTTAGTTGTAACCACCGTAATGAGTAATATCGGATTTTATCTTGCTTTAAAAAGATTAAATATCGATACAATTACAACTAAAGTTGGCGATAGATATGTTGTTGAACAGATGTTAGAAAAAAAGGCTGTTTTAGGTGGTGAACAATCTGGCCATATTATATTTTTAAACCATTTTCCTACTGGAGATGGAATGGTTACTGCCTTGCAACTTCTCACCGTTATGCAAAAGACTTCCTTGCCTCTATCTAAATTAACCCAAATAATGAAAAAATATCCACAGGTATTGATAAATATTCGGGTTAAGGACAAAAAAACCGACCTTGAGTCTATTTCGGAAGTCCAATCTGCCATTAAATCAGGACAAGAATCTTTAAAAGAAGAAGGCAGAATATTAGTGCGATATTCCGGAACAGAATATTTAGCCCGAGTGATGGTAGAGGGTCCTACCGAAGATGAAATCAATAAAATAGCCAACAATATCGCCAATATCATAAAAGAAAAAATAGGGGTGTAATGAAAATTTTTCGACCTGTGCAGTTAAGATAAACCACGAAGGGCACGAAGACCACGATGAAAAAATATTGTAACTATTCAGTAATTATTCAGCCACAGATTAACACAGATTGACACGGATAAATAGCAAAGGGCAGAAGGCAGAGGGCAGAAGGCAGAGGGCAGAGGAGACAGAAGACAGAGGTCAGAGGCGGATTATCCCCCGCTGGCGGGGGTTAGGGATGACTACCTCATTTGGTGAATATTTCAGAATCGATTATCCCCCGCTGGCGGGGGTTAGGGATGACTACCTCATTTGGTGAATATTTCAGAATCGATTATCCCCCGCTGGCGGGGGTTAGGGGGTAGAAATTTCCTCCACTGACACAGATGAAATCAGGCTCGGGGCACCCATGCAGAGCATGGGTCGTGCGCCTACCAGCCTTCCCGAGTCCCGAACCCCGAGTCCCGAGTCCCGATTTTCAGAAGAACCCTTCAGCCTAATTACGGACACGGATACCGGACACGATTTACGAATTTTCAGTGTTTCATCCGTGTCCATCTGTGGCTGAATAGTTACTTTTTTTATTGACATGAGATAAAATTTTTGGTAAAATATCCCCGGAATGAACAAAACTGAAGGTAACATCCGAATTCGAGCAAAGCGAGAATCCGTAAGAATGTTGCGTAAGCAAAATGTTGCGAAGCAAAAAATGCCCCAAAAAGCAAATTCCTATCAGTTAAAGAGTCCACTGGATACCTTGAACCTGAAGAAAGGAAGGTGAGAGGTGGCAAAAGATTGTTAATAGAAGGAGTATTCTCGCTTTTCAGCCAGAGTTGGGATATCCGAAGTACTTCGGATATCACCCCAAAATTGGGGGTATATCCGAACTTGTTCGGATATAAACAAGTTATCTGCCATTGCGGATATATGATAATCTATGGTAAAATATAGAGAGGAGAAACTCAAATGAAGAAAGAAAGTTTGTATCTTGATACCTCAGTTCCCAGTGCTTATTATGATGAGAGGGTAATGTGGCGACTTGCATATACAAGAGAGTGGTGGAGGGATGAACTTTCTAAATATGATATTTTCATCTCAGAGATAGTGATTGCTGAAATAAGAGGCACAGAGGAATCAAGAAGGAGAACTGAATTATTAGAGTTAGTAAAAGAATTTGGAGAACTTAAGTTATCTCCTGAAATAGAAGAGATAGCCAAGGGATATGTTAATCAAAAGGTTATCCCTCAAACTCATTTTCCAGATGCTTTGCATATAGCCCTTGCCTCATTCCATAAGATTGATTTTTTGATTACATGGAATTGTGAACATCTCGCAGAGGCTCATAGACGAAGGAAGGTTAGGTTATTCAACACCTCTGCAGGTCTGTTTGTCCCTGAAATAGTAACTCCAATGGAACTTGTAGAGGGAGGTGAAGAAGATGTATAAAAGAGACCCTATGTTAGAGGAGATTCATAAGATTAGAAGGAAAATATGGGATGAAAGTGAACATAATCCTCATTCTTTGGTAGAGAATATCCAAAAAGAAGCCAAGGAGTTTATTGAAGAGTGTGGATACAGATATGTGGATACAGGAGACGGTTATAGAAAGATTGTCAAGTAAGATAAAATGCAGACCCGCAACAGCAGATAACACGGTGTAAAAGACTACACTTCGTTCCGTCCAAATTCTGCTTACGCAGAACTTCTTTTACACCGAAAACGATAACCAAAATGTCGCTTCGCTCCATTTTGGTTATGGGGATGCGGATGAGCGAAAGGCGAAAGCTTTATGTAACTCAAAGGGGATTTTTTGAAAAAGGGAAGTTGCGAAGCGTCACTTCGGCTATCAGCGGCGGGGCACCTGCTTGCGGGTCGGGGCTGAAGCCAAAATGCCCCCCGACCCACTTCGTGGGTACCCCGGGCACTTCGCTCATCCGCATCCAGTTAGGCGACATTTTGCTTGGTGAACTATACGATTAATGAGGTTGTAAAATGGACAAAATACATCCAAATAATAAATTAAATGATTTACCAGGGGATAAATGGATTTTTTTAACCCAGTCTGTTATTAAAACAAATTATCCCAAAAATCACGGATTTTTACTTCGTCAGCAACACGGTGCAAATAAACCACCAGAACTTATGAAAGATTTGATTCTATTTTTTACTAAAAAAGACTCAACGGTTTTTGATCCTTTTGCAGGGGTTGGAGGAACTTTATTAGGTGCATCTTTATGTGGGAGAAAAGCTTTAGGAGTTGAGATAAACCCAAAATGGATTTCAATATATAAAGAAGTATGCAAAGATGAAAATATTAAGCAACAAGAGATTATTGAGGGTGATTGTCTTGAGATAATGGATGCTCTTATACATGCGAAAAAAAAGTTTAGTCTGATTCTTACAGATCCTCCCTACAATATTAATCTTGAAAGAACAATGTGCCGTGGGGACTATCCTAATAGAAATAGACATACAGATTTTAAAGAGTTTTCTAAATATGCCCAAGATTTCAGCAATTGTAAAACATATGAACACTATTTAGATAAGATGGCACTTTTTATTGAAAGAAGTTTTAAGTTGCTATTCAAAAATAAATATTTGATAATACTGACTAAAAATGCTTACCAAAATGGCAAATATATATTAGTAAACCAAGATATAGCAAAAATAGCACAATCTCGCGATTTTACTTTGAAAGGTGAAATCATCTGGTGTCAAAATGGTGTTCGTTTACGTCCCTATGGTTATCCGTTCAGCTATGTACCAAATATAATTCATCACAACATACTTATCTTTAAAAAAGAGGTGTTATAATGGATCTACCCCGTAATCCTTTCGATATCATAAGAACTGAAGATTTTAATACCAATTATAAAATCATAGCTCAATATTTTAGTGACCCACATGCTACTTATTATTCAAATCTGACAAGAAGAGGAAATGTAATTCTTGTTGGTACACGCGGGTCTGGTAAGACGATGCTATTAAAATCATTATATCTCCCAGTGCAAATTGAAATCATGAAGAAAGAAGGTAAAGACCCATGCACTCATTCATTAGATTTTATTGGGATATTAGTTAATTGTGAGAGGTATGAGTTTAAGATATTCCGAGAAAATATTTACAGTTATCAGATGGAGCATAATAACGAAGAAAAAATAAGGTACTTCTGGAAACAATGTATGGGACATTACTTTGCTCTTTTTATAATTGAGGAAATGCTAAACACAGTTATTAATTATGGAGCAGATATTGGATTAAACTTGCAAGACCCATTATATGAAATATTATCAAACCAAATCTGTGAGATATGTCGTATAGAACTATCTGCCTCTTTTGATTCTTTAGGTGATATATTAAAAAGGAAACGATTAGAGTTTTCACAACTACTTTCAATGTCTATACTTAATTTAGATTATTCCATTGCGAACAACCGCTTCGATTTATCTGCGGTTATTGAAGTTGGCAATACCTTAAAGAAAATCCCAAGATTCAAAAATGCAAGATTTTATATCCTGTTAGATGACTTTTTCTATCCAAATTTAGCTGATGAGCAACAAAAAATTCTTCTGGAATTAATTCGGGTAAGGAATGAACCTCTTGCTTTCAAAATAGCGACACTCCCTGGAGGTATGGTATTTACAGATGCCAGTGGATTTGAATTAATGGGGCGAGGTGATGATTTTACTATTGAGTCCATAGAATATTCTGAATTAGGAGAAAGAAGTGATTATTATAAACTCATTAAAGACATAGTTAATAATCGTGTGAAAGACTATGAATTAGTAGCTGATGATCTATTTCAAAAAAGCAATGATACTATAAAAGATTTTTTGTCAAAACTAAAAGGGGAAGTAGGAAAAGGTCATATTAGACCTGAATATGCAGGATTTGATAGTTTAGTCCATATGAGTTCCGGTGTTGTTAGAACATTCTTAGTATTAGCTAAAAAAATCTTGGATAAACAGCTACAGCAAAAAAATGCAGAGCGATTAGATAGAACTATTTTACCTATCCCAGTTGATATTCAGTCAGAAGTGGTATATTCAGAATCTTCACTATTTTTAGATGCAATTGCGAGTAGAGAAAAAGGATCACTTATATCAAAGATTGTTTATTTTGTTGGTAATGAATCAAGGCAAAAACTCTTAAATAATCAAGTCGCTAATGAGTATATACAATTGCAAATAAAAAATTATGTTGATATTAAACCAGAAGTACAAGAGATACTAACTAAAGCAGTAACCAATAATGTTTTCCATACATACCAGTTATCCCATAGAACAACAAGAAGAGGAGCAGTATCTATAGAGTCCCTTATCCTTAACAGACTATTAACTCCTGCATTAAGAATCCCTTATCATGATCGGTGGCGGATGGATATAGATGCACAACAAATTAATAAGATACTTGGTGATATTGCTCCGATTGACATTTCTTACCACAAACCGCAACCACAAAAGAGTTTTATTAGTCAATATTGTCCAGTAATATCTGGTGACTGTGATAGAATAGACCCAAATCTTAAAGAAGATGGTTGCTTTTATGCCTCACCAATAAGAAACGATTGGACATCTTTCGCAAAAGATTTATTTAAGAAGCAATTTTCTAAATTTGAAGTTGCAATTGAACAGCCACCAAAGGGTGATTTAACCTGCAAAATCTGTGAGATGATACATAATGCCCATTTTGGTATATACGAATTAACAGATCTTAATGAAAATGTAGTCTTTGAACTTGCCCTTGCATTATCTCGAGAAAAACATTGTTTTTTTGTTGCTAACACTGAATATCCGGTAGAGCAAATTGAGGCTATGCTGGGCAAAGAGTATATACCTTATCAGGTAGTAGATAGTGAAATTGAAAAACTGTGTCAAGAAAAAATTCTTCCTATTGTAAATTCTGGAGATGAACCATGGAATACAAAGATAATAAAAGGAATAAATACTGTTCCTGCAAACAAAACTGTATTACTGGCTATGCCAAAAGAATCTCTTTATTATGAGAAAACATTAACCAATGGAGTCAAAGACATTTTAGAGAAAGAATTAGGTTTGGAAGTAATCATTCCTTCTCAATATTCTATCGGCAATTGGTTCTCGAATTTAGTTAATGATGTAAAAAGAACAAAATATTGTTTCATTGATACAACTTTACCGAGTCAATATAATAACTTTAATGGAAGATTTTCGCCTAAAGAACTTGATTATTTACAAAGAGTATTCATATTCGGACTTAGCGTTGGTTTTAGAAAAATAATTTTACATGGATATAATACTGCATATAGTAAAAAGATATTTACAGATATGCAAGGACATTGCCATTTTGAATATTCTGATTCCAAACTGTTTGAAGAGATTAGAAAAAGGGTACCAGAGGTGTTCCATGAATAACATTCTCAAATACTTTGAAGCGGGTAGACCAAATATCTATTTTTGTGGATACGGTTTTGAAGAGAGATCCATTGGTTTGCTTTCTATTATTCGTGGAAAAGCATCATTTGACTACGCCTTTTCTATTGGATTTCCCTCGTCATTTTTAGGAACTACCC is part of the bacterium genome and encodes:
- a CDS encoding aspartyl protease family protein; translation: MGKIMVRMRIRNLFDEVRAKSGLIKEEEVRDITVNNALVDTGATMLSLPITLIEELGLEQSGTREVRTANGIVTRRVFSEVRAEIQGREGGFQVLELPVDVVPLVGQIVLEQLDLYPDPQNQRLTGRPDAPDHMVVECYLS
- a CDS encoding type II toxin-antitoxin system VapC family toxin; the encoded protein is MKKESLYLDTSVPSAYYDERVMWRLAYTREWWRDELSKYDIFISEIVIAEIRGTEESRRRTELLELVKEFGELKLSPEIEEIAKGYVNQKVIPQTHFPDALHIALASFHKIDFLITWNCEHLAEAHRRRKVRLFNTSAGLFVPEIVTPMELVEGGEEDV
- a CDS encoding DNA methyltransferase gives rise to the protein MDKIHPNNKLNDLPGDKWIFLTQSVIKTNYPKNHGFLLRQQHGANKPPELMKDLILFFTKKDSTVFDPFAGVGGTLLGASLCGRKALGVEINPKWISIYKEVCKDENIKQQEIIEGDCLEIMDALIHAKKKFSLILTDPPYNINLERTMCRGDYPNRNRHTDFKEFSKYAQDFSNCKTYEHYLDKMALFIERSFKLLFKNKYLIILTKNAYQNGKYILVNQDIAKIAQSRDFTLKGEIIWCQNGVRLRPYGYPFSYVPNIIHHNILIFKKEVL
- the glmM gene encoding phosphoglucosamine mutase; the encoded protein is MSGLFGTDGIRGVANQYPMTGQFAVQLGFAATRKLSQRQKAKIVVGKDTRVSSDMLEAGLIAGITSAGGDVLKVGILPTPAIAYLTKSLSACAGIVISASHNPFQDNGIKFFGPDGLKLKDEIENEIENALSEDFNYPPAENIGRVIEIKDANIQYLNFVKEMAGDSLSLKGMKVVIDCANGATSFIAPTLFQEIKAEVISLNYQPDGKNINFDCGSLHPEKASQMVKNQNASIGLCFDGDGDRVIAIDEEGKIVDGDFIMAICAKHLKENEMLNNNLVVTTVMSNIGFYLALKRLNIDTITTKVGDRYVVEQMLEKKAVLGGEQSGHIIFLNHFPTGDGMVTALQLLTVMQKTSLPLSKLTQIMKKYPQVLINIRVKDKKTDLESISEVQSAIKSGQESLKEEGRILVRYSGTEYLARVMVEGPTEDEINKIANNIANIIKEKIGV